CTACAATCACACTAAATGGGGCCTGTACTAGGTGACGCAGTtcacatgtgctctctctctctctctctctctctctcacacacacacacacacagatgggatTTTGATCTTGTGTCATGTATTGTAACTGTTAATCTTGCCGCAGTCATAAAGTAGtgcaccactctctctctctctctctctctttctctctctctctctctctctctctctttctctctctctctctttttctctctctctctctttctctctctctctttctctttctctctctctctctttctctctctctctctttctctctctctctctctctctcgttgtgTGGCCTTAAAAGCTGGTCTACTATAACGAACCATGAACTCAAGACAATATGGTGTCTTccctattatttatttttagaactcattgtcatggtgacaatggtgtgtgtgtgtgtttaagttggggggggggggttggtagAGGACATGGAGTTGGACCTAGCTGTTACTTCCTGTTGTGGAACAGGCAGCAAGAACAGAATCCCTTGTAACACTGCAGTGCATATAAATCTGCAGAAGGAACGAAATCTCTCGTAACACTTCTGTGCATATAAATCAGCCGTGGTGGATCAAAGCAGAGGGGTTATAAGCACCAGTACCGAGCTCCATAGGAAAGCAGTTCTTCTGACAGAGGACTTGCGGATGACTGATATGGTGatgaacacatgcacagttATATAATTTGGTGGTCTGAGCTAATTTTAGGAATTCTAAACATCCGGCTGCATAATTGAGGCCTGTGCAGTCTTTTGTTTTACTGCTTGTACTCTGGTGTAAGAGTCCAGCCTTTtaacttgctctctctctctcgctctctctctgcagtgacaGCTATATAGTGCGCGTAAAGGCAGTGGTGATGACGAGGGACGACTCAAGCGGTGGTTGGCTGGCTCAGGAAGGGGGCGGGCTCAGCCGGGTGGGAGTGTGTAAGGTGGCTCCAGCCGATCTGGAGCTGCTCGACAGAAATGGCTTCCTCATCTACGGAGAGAGACTCCGAgacaagcaggtgtgtgtgtatgtttgtttgtccGCCATCACATAATAACCTAAAGTCACCAAAGCAGTAAAGCGGTTTAATTTCAAACCAAGGTATAAAGCAAGAGACACTATAAATGTAAGTGAAATAAATCCCACAGTTACAAGTAACAATGTTCTTTATGCCTTTGATCTCTGGGTGAAAGCATGAAGAGTTTGGAGACTGAGCATTTCGCAATGACACTGTTAGGAAGCAGAGAACTGATCCTAGACCAGCCCCTGTCGGTCTGATGCTATTAGGAAGCAGTTAGACGAGCGCCATATAACTGATCCTAGACCAGCCCCTGTCGGTCTGATGCTATTAGGAAGCAGTTAGACGAGCAGCATATAACTGATCCTAGACCAGCCCCTGTCGGTCTGATGCTATTAGGAAGCAGTTAGACGAGCGCCATATAACTGATCCTAGACCAGCCCCTGTCGGTCTGATGCTATTAGGAAGCAGTTAGACGAGCAGCATATAACTGATCCTAGACCAGCCCCTGTCGGTCTGATGCTATTAGGAAGCAGTTAGACGAGTGCCATATAACTGATCCTAGACCAGCCCCTGTCGGTCTGATGCTATTAGGAAGCAGTTAGACGAGCAGCATATAACTGATCCTAGACCAGCCCCTGTCGGTCTGATGCTATTAGGAAGCAGTTAGACGAGCAGCATATAACTGATCCTAGACCAGCCCCTGTCGGTCTGATGCTATTAGGAAGCAGTTAGACGAGCAGCATATAACTGATCCTAGACCAGCCCCTGTCGGTCTGATGCGCGCATGTGTCTGGATACAGGAGATCCTGAAGTGCTTCCTTAAGAAGGACTTGGTCTACACCAAGGCCACGCCCACATTCCACCACTGGCGCGTGGACAACAGGAAGTGCGGCCTGACGTTCCAAAGCCCGGCAGACGCTGGTGCCTTTGACCGCGGTGTCCGCAAGGCCATCGAGGACCTGACTGAAGGTAAGTGAGGAAGACCAGGGCGAGGGATGAGGTAGACCAGGATGAAGGTTGAGGACCACTGAAAGtctgtaacaaaggctgaaggcagccacacTTTCAGTATACTAGCGTACATCAGAAGTTGGATACATTAAGTGTTGCTGGATGTATTCTCCTGTTTATGTCATATAACACTAATAATGGATgactgtgttttaaaatgtgtaaaatgcactatattaaatgaacaaatgtgacGTGTAATGCctggttttgtattttgtattgtattaagGAGATTATAAATGTGCAGTATAATTCAGGAGTGTGCATTAATGCCTGTGTGAAGGTGTAgtaagcaggtgtgtttgttgtctttgcAGGTTCCACCACGTCCTCGTCTACTCTCCAGAACGACACAGAGCTAGGAGATGACGATGTCTTTACAGTGAGAATACCCCCCCCGTctatctcactctgtctctctctctctctctctgcctctctctgtctgtctctctctctctgcctctctctctctctttacctctctctctgtctatctctctctctctgcctgtctctctgtctttctctctctctctacctctctctctgtctgtctctctctctctctttacctctctccctctgtctctctctctctttacctctctctttacctctctctctctgtctgtctttctctctctgtgcagctcCCTTGTGTCCCTGTTCTCTTTCGCCCTATCTGTATTTTTCTGCCATCTCCTTTCcccctcattctttctctctctctctctctctctctctctcaccttttcgCTCTTTTCTctaaacacctctctctcaccctaaccacccaccacacacatatcagCATACACGTCAGGAGGGGCGACAGCCCATgctcaccccctcccctcctcactaaggggggtggggggtgttgtttgttcatgtgtgtcaGTAGAGGGATGCAGTGTTTTCAGGAAGTGACCTCTAACCTCATCCCCTTCCCCCGCTGTTCTTAATtcaagacaacaacaaaaaaaaatgtccgAACACaaagcaccacacacagcttacacacacagacacgcagtgACTGGTGAGCTATTTCATAAATTACCATCTACTTTGTAATCCCTTAAGGAGAACAtgtgagggacagaggaggccacacacatgcacgcacacatatgcactcatGCGCGCAcgtccacacccacacacagttctAAGAGCTCAACTGGTCTTGATctgtgcttttctctcttttgcgtTTGCGTCTGGTGCACAGAGGCCCTGGTttcagagggaaagagaaggataGGGCAAGCCGAGAGATGTCTGCTGTGTGGTTTTACACAGATCGGCAGTTGTTGGCCCTTTGTGGCTGTCTGCTCTGAAGGCTAAAAGAATAATTAGCACAGCCACAAATACACCTCAgcccagacatacacacacacagcacacattttacacattaaTAAATTCATGGTTCGACTGACTCATCACTAAACACCACTAAGCACTAGCCATAGCTCGGTACCACTCAGATCACATTAAACTACTAAACTAAACTATTTCTACTAACAAACTACTTCCTGTGTTTATACTGAATGTTGCTCAGTTTGTGAAGTGAACTGTAGAACAAGCTCATTTACCactttagttctttttttttcttcgcaCGTGTGTTTGAGTCAGTTTTAAGATTGCTGTCTTCGTGTAAGAAATCACAGCTAACactagatctctctctctctcacacacacacacacacacagaattctgCTGTTATTATTGGAAAGATAGTTCTTCCAGCAGGACTCTTAAAGTAGACATTggctcagagcacacacacacacacacacacacacacacacacacgcattgcTGATGACAGGAAGTACTGCAACAAGAGGATAACTCCAGTTTTCAAGGTCAACGGCTGTAGCCAATTGCTAAGCTCATAATGTTCAGACCCTTTATTCCCTCACTCCACCCTATTGGGCAATAATGCAGGTGAAAGGGTAGGTGCCCTTTCAGGCTGACCAGTGATTGGTTGATTGATAGATTGGTTTCTCTCATGAAAGGTAAAGTAGAAATCTGCCATAATTTCAGCATTTGACTCTGGCTTGTGTTCTCCCACTCCGCGCAGCGGGTGAGTGTGGAAATATTCATGAAATAGTCACAAAGCATAGACCCTTGGTCACTACGGACCCTTGATTAATGTGCGATTAGCTGATAGATTTCTGTAGCTGAGCCTTGTGCGAGACCCTCCTGGATGTGAACTCCGCATTCCATCTCCATGAGGACAGATTAGCATCTGCCACTGAGACGATCTCATGGTGGGTTGGAGCCTGCCAATAAACATGCCTTTCCTCCCATGGGAGACCAATCGGAGAGGTTTGTGTCAAGGGTGTTCCCTGTATCAGTAACACAGATTCCTTGTGTCAGTATCGCAGATGCTGACAAGTCCTCAGTACCTGGTTCAGGTGGGAGCACGAAGAAAAACGTTGTCTGGCTTGAGGGTGCATGAGTCATGAGAGAAAAGATTGATTGATTCAAGAATTTTCTCATCACTcccttttccccccttttctgttctctctctttctgtttgtcagaATGCCACAGACAGCTCCTCAAACTCCTCCCACAAGAGGGAGCCCTCCATGCAGACCCCTGCACCAATCAGCTTCTGTGATCCGTGCCGCCACCAGTGCATTCTGGAGCATCTCTACGACCAGCGCAGACACCCTGACCATTACTTCCTAGACCAGGtcattggtttgtgtgtttgtgcctgtggttcacacacagtctcaaaGAAGTTTACAGGATGGTCTTCACGTCTGCATGCTACTGTTCTACCCTGTTGTGATCTGTTATCCTGCGTAACAGTGTTGTGCTGTGATCCGTTCGTCCCCGGGTTAGTGTTCTGTTGTGATGTTTACtcacgttttctttttcctgtgtcCCATATCTAGGCGGTGCCCATGTTCTCACGTCACGTGACCTTCCcccaggaagaggaagagatcGTGCGGATAAACCCACGTGAGCGCTCTTGGCTAACGACGGGCTACGAAGACTACcgccacaccaccaccagccgGGACAAGGTCCTGCAGCCGGACCCCGCGGACGCTTACGTCAGTTTTGACAAGCACGAGCTGGCCAAGCACGACTACACGTACCCGTACCCGGACGGCAAAGCTGGCATCGGCGGGGGCGTGGTTACTGGGCAGCCCTGCCCACCCACGACCAAGAGGCTGCCGTGGCAGCGGGACGCGGACAGTACCTGCGGTGAGCTCCTGCGCTGCGTCTATTGCCGCGACCTGTTCAGCCCGGCCGACAACCGCCGAGGGCGGTGCCGGGAGGCCCCGGACCCTGCGGCTACGTGCATCCACCGCGTCAGCTTCATGTGGTGCGCCGACAGCCTGCTGTACCATTGCATGTCGGACGCGGAGGGCGAGTACGCCGAGCCGTGCTCATGCGAGCCTGGCGCCGGAGGCGAGCACTGCTGGCTGCGCTGGCTGGCGCTGCTGGGCCTGGCGCTGCTGGCGCCCTGCATGTGCTGCTATGCCCCACTGCGTGTCTGCCACCGGGCCGCCGTCGCGTGCCACTGCTGTGGGGGGCGCCACAAGGCTGCTGGCTGACcagggagacacagagggaaGGACTAGAGACGAGGGTGgatggtggggtttttttcccccaggggAGTTATGCACTCTCTGGCAACTTCACCTCACATGTTTGTagtcaggttttgtttttttgttttgtggttgcCTCAGCTTCTatgatatacattttaaagaccACATGGttaattcatttatatactaatacacagtgtgtgtgtgtgtgtgtgtgtgtgtgtgtgtgtgtgtgtgtgtgtgtgtgtgtgtataaaaatcCCAGGTACATTTTTTTGGCTTTTCAATATTCTGCTTTGAATGCTTGATTTGATTCCTTTTCTTGGGTGTATGTAtcagtatgtttgtttattttatcgGTCTATTGCTGTGGCTTGCCAAACTGACTCTGAGGTGTTGCTCTCCTGTATGAGGCACTTAATGACCATCACCAGTCAGTActgacaagtgtgtgtgtgtcgtatgctaaacagagaaagaatgacTATTTGAAATTACTTTATAGAAGCCAAACTTGAGCTGCaaagtgtgtgtacacaccaaATGTGCCATAGCAAAATAACTGCTATTACAGCCTACATTGCTGTCAAACTGTATCATGAACttgtgtacgtgtgcgcgtgAGAACGTACCTAGCCGAAGTTACACTGTGTGCGTTTGTAATCGAGAACCAGCCACAAATGAACAGAATCTATTTACAGGATGAGGAAGTAAGCGTGGTTTTGCCTTGTTGTCTAAAGCACAATACTAACCCTGGACGCATACGAACCCTGATCTGCCAGCCAATGGGTGGCATTGTTGTCACGACAACGTTCACCAAGTCCCATCCGTTAATCAAAGTTTCACATTATCTGggtttctctccccccccttcattctctctcatctctttcctttccttcttcCATTCCCTGTAACTTTCTGCAATGTGTGTTCTTCAATAATGCGCGAGAGAGACGAACTGTTATATTTTTCTAACAATGACAAGGCGACGGGACCCCAGAGGTGCTGGCGCGTGTCCGTCCAGCGGACCCCGTGCTCTTGAACACATTGGAGTATTAAAGGAAAGTGCCTGAACATGACGATGCCGTAGCGTCCCTTGCATATTCTGCTGGACAAAGACAGGGCAGTGCCCAATTACACGGGTTGGGTTTTACacttctttttattgtttaagtGACAACCTACAAAACAGCAGActtgtttgggggtgggggcgtcACTCTTGAAAAGGCCTAaaattgtgtgggtgtggtgtttgTACTAAAATAGTAGCATGTGCCATAATAAACTCATGGATCATCCCCTTTAGCTATTTGGACGAAAATGAAAGggttttcattttggtttcccACACTTCCGCCAAatgaaataaacagcaaaactgACTGACACACGTTTCAGTAAAGAACAGCACACTGGTCACATGAACAGTTAAAACACCCTTACCAAAGAGTGATGACCAGATACCATTAATGACCATATCCAAACAGGATTTAGTACTGTTAGCGTTCAAGGTTTCTTGTCTCTGTTAATGAAAGACGTTAAAGAATTTTAGGACTCAATTTAAACTCTAGGATGGAACATGAAATGTTACCATTTTTACCAGATTACCGATTCAGGGTCAGTTGTTGCCATCGCCATCATAATTTATAGTTATATAGACACTCAGGAACCTGAGCTTACATCAGCAGTTTACTCACATTTGACACATTTGAtaagagaaataaatgtatCGCTCAGTTAGCCAAGCCTGCTTCTGCTGGTCTGCTGTCCTGCAGACATCCAGACTTGGTCTCGACCACCTGACTGAGGCTTTGTGGAAGCTTCTGAACCACACACGTGGAATCGTGGAATTCCTGAAGGTGAACACCTTTTCCCCCGTAGCCAACACACCCAACCAAAGCCAGGAGCTGTCTTTTGTAATCTGAGCTCAGGCGTGTGCGGAGCAGGGAGAACAGCAGCACAGGGCCAGGAGTGGGGttagagtgctctgtccacGGAGGTGGGTCATATGCcagtgccactgttgtgccaTGTTTCCGAGGGCGTCCGAGCCGTAACGGCACCAAGTCCGTCTCCGGACAATGTTTCGAAACACCTTCTACCGGGCTGAGGAGGAAGTCAATGAGCAGGAAGtcattgtgtgtgatgtgccaTGATTTGGACGGGAAACAaacatgcagctgtgtgtgcagatgagaaagggtgtgtgtgagatgaagtCAAAGTCAGATTATGAAAGCTGATAAAGAGTACAGATGGGGGAAATAAAAGAGGGAGAAGAACGAGACTCCGGCATCTTACGAGATTTCCCGCACAGTCCAGGAGGCCTAGGagagggtgcatgtgtgtgtttgtgggaaacAGAGGGAAGGATGTGCACTGTGCCAGTGCCATCCCTTGTTTGTTGAGTGTTATCTACATTTATCTGGCAACCAACGCACACGCTGCAGTTCAGTTAACAGACTGCTCTTCCAGTTCAGCCAGTAGCCTCTGACCCTGGTCAACAGAACTAAATATGAGAGCATTTCATTATTGGTCTGGAGCCAACAGCCAATTGGTGATTATAATCTGAACGGTGAGCACTGACTCCAGATCATTGATTCCAATCATCCAAATCCCTTTAAGGACAGCCGTGTGACAGAGGTGTTAACTTGCAGATGAGCTAATGCATGTTCGTTAAAAGAGAGGACTGGACATTGGTGGGAGACAGGAAGACTGACTCACCTTCACCCAGCTCAGACATCTTTAATGCAACTGCTCTTGAGGCTGTTGTGTGGAGAATGTTGGCCAACATACTTCAAAAGGCCCACACTTCTGAAAGTGGGTGGAAGCTAGTTGGTTTCCTTATATTCAAAACAGGTTAAGTAACTGTGAGAGTGGTAGAGTGACTTTACCTGCAGGTTACTTCCACACTCGAGAGAAGCTGCACCAGGGGCCTGGAGAAGCAGTTAGAtagaggaaggaaggaaggggcgcgtgcgcgcacacacacacacacacacacacacactctaacttTAGACACTGTGCGTCTGCCCTCACCCCAGAATCCTGTACACGTAACTGTGGATCAGGGCGCGTTTGCACATGTGCTGGGGGTGGGGAGAAGGCTGAGAACTGTCTGTCTCCAGTTCTGACAGTTCTAAAAGTTCAGTAGGAGGAATGTTgagatgaaaacaaacagaaaaaaaaagctctccAGATGGAAACAAGAAAAAGACGAAGAACACATGCTCGACATGTTGAAGTATTTAGCATGTAAAACGTCGACTGAGCCCTCAGTGTGCAGTATGGATCCTGCAGTGCGAGTGAGCAGATACAGTGCGGTTATAGTAAGAACTATATGGAGTTTATTGCTGTCTGGCCTGAATTTGAACAGGCCCCACTGAGTCTGATCACCCCCACTTGTTTACACGGATGAAATCcgaaacaaatgcaaacagcCCCCTCTGAtccacgcgcgcgcacacacacacacacatatacacacgacGACCAGAGATACACAGACCCctgaaacaaatgcaaactAATTTGTAGAGCccctgagagagggggagggggcgaGAGTGagaatatatttcatattaaaaacacaaaacaatctC
The sequence above is a segment of the Electrophorus electricus isolate fEleEle1 chromosome 16, fEleEle1.pri, whole genome shotgun sequence genome. Coding sequences within it:
- the spred2a gene encoding sprouty-related, EVH1 domain-containing protein 2; the encoded protein is MTEESQPDDDSYIVRVKAVVMTRDDSSGGWLAQEGGGLSRVGVCKVAPADLELLDRNGFLIYGERLRDKQEILKCFLKKDLVYTKATPTFHHWRVDNRKCGLTFQSPADAGAFDRGVRKAIEDLTEGSTTSSSTLQNDTELGDDDVFTNATDSSSNSSHKREPSMQTPAPISFCDPCRHQCILEHLYDQRRHPDHYFLDQAVPMFSRHVTFPQEEEEIVRINPRERSWLTTGYEDYRHTTTSRDKVLQPDPADAYVSFDKHELAKHDYTYPYPDGKAGIGGGVVTGQPCPPTTKRLPWQRDADSTCGELLRCVYCRDLFSPADNRRGRCREAPDPAATCIHRVSFMWCADSLLYHCMSDAEGEYAEPCSCEPGAGGEHCWLRWLALLGLALLAPCMCCYAPLRVCHRAAVACHCCGGRHKAAG